Within Cylindrospermum stagnale PCC 7417, the genomic segment ATTAAACCAGACTTGGCAAGCCAAAACCCAAGCCGTTAAGCAAGAGTATCACCAGTATTTTGAAGCAATCAAAGCTGAGTTTTCAGAAGTTGCTGATACGGTTACTACTGCCTATAGGGAGGATTTTAATAGCATCATCTCTGAAGGCATGAGTCAATCAGAACAAATAGAAGCTTTACAACTGGAGTTACATCGACTTACCCGCAAGCTGGAGGAATTAAGTAAACCCCATCGCTTCCCAGGTCTAACAGAGCAAGCCCGTGTAGGCAATGCCATCATTGATTACTATCAGCGCTTGGGTTACTGCCTAGACGCTATCGACTGGGTTAGTAATGAAACAGGCTATAAACTGCTGTTTCACCATACCCGCAACGGTTCCCGGTTCATTAGCACCGACTTACTCAATGATGGAGACTTGCCAGAGAAACTAAAGGAAGTATCAGCCAGCTTGAACACCCCAAAGTTTGAGCAGTCAGAGCGGGGTGGTCACGTCGTTTTAGAGGTACAGACACGCCACAAGCGTAAATCCTCCAGCGCTGATGATATTGCCCGTTTATGGACACCTGCTAGCCAGTTTGAGAAAACGGTTAAAGATTGGTCACGGGTAAGAATCACCGGGGGCAGTGAATCTGGCAAGTCTCCCACGGCTGAAAATTTAGCTGTCTGCATACTCAAGACCCGACCGGGAACCGCCAAATTATTTAACCCACAGCATGACTCAGTAAAGAATTACTGGACAATTCCCGTAGTCGGGACAAGCCACAATGAAAGCGAGAAAGGCATTAGCACACTGGCTAAACTGGTTGATTTACGCTCAACTGGTAAAGAGTCTAGAGAACAGTTTGAAGTCTGGATATTTGACGAAATCGACTCAACAATGAGTCACACACACGGCAAAAAATCAGTGATTGGTGGTAATGTCAATTTCATTATTAAACAGGCATCACACCAGAATTTAGGCGCTATCTTCATCGGTCAAAATGCCAACGTCTCAGAATATCCAGGGATGGATAGAAGCGATTGGAATAATGCTGTTAATGTCCACATTGGCGCTAATGCCTACGATGCGATTACTAACTCTAATCGGTTCACCAGTGAGGAACAAGCCAAACTAAAGGCAACTACTGATAAATTGACTGAGTTTTGTACAGGGAAGAATGAGGAATTAGGACTAGATAAGACCAACCCGAATGCTTACCGTTTTGCGCTGGTTTTAGAACCCAACAAGAAACCTTACTTTGTTGAGTTGCCGCGCTTTGGCTGTTACACTTATGACCAAATAACCCCAGTAAATACTCTAGTTGCTGGCAACGATGCCAGCAATAATGCCAGCAACAGCCAAAGCCTAGAACCTTTACAGAGCAAGGATATTGCTGTTGCTGTTGCTGGGGATAGGGGGGTTATGTGTGCTGGGTGTGGCTCAACCAACATCAAGCGTAACGGTAAGATAGCAGGTAAGCAAAAATATCAGTGTAAAGATTGCAAAACTAACTGGAGTGAGTAATGGTAAATTGTTATGAGTTTTAAAAATTTTTGATTGGGAGAGATAGAGATGTCAGACAAGTTAGTAGTTTTTTTTGAATCACTCACACCACCTGCTAAAATTCCACTTGATTATTTTTTCAATAAAATAGTAGCTTTCTATGAGTGCGTTCCTCACACAGATTTGCAAGATGCTTATCAGTATTTTTATGATGGAAATATCACAGAAGCTCTTAAATATTTAGAATCAATTGGATTTGAAGATGTGAGGATTTTAGGTGATAAGCAATACTCAGATATGCAAGGATACATGACTTTAAAGAGGGAAGAATAAAATGGTTTTCTTCAGCTTTGAATGTTTGGGGAAGGAAGTAAGGTTGTATTATCAAGAGTTTTTTAGCTTTAATTTTACAATCTGGATTAATAGGGAATTAATAGGTAGAAATATCAAAGGTAAATTGTATTATCCCTGGTTTTCAGTGCGTAAAAAACCGCAACCTACTGTAGTAATTCCCAGCGATGACCCCGACGATATCCCATTTTGAATATTCAGATTCGCACTGTTTTAAACAGTGCTTTTACTGTTAAACTAATTACAGATTTTCAATTTCAGACACACCTAATCCAGAGTAAAAGTCAGTGCATTACAACACCAAAACAACCTTAACCTTCTCGTTCAATTTTCCTTTAAATTGTGATTCCCAAACAGAAGCGGAAGACAAAATCAAGGATTTAATTTCATCGGGAAATATTGGATTAACATTACCTACTGGCTACAGTAATTTAGAATTGGAAGATTCCGAAATCAGCATAAAACCCTGTAATGCCGATTCAAAAAGTATTATAGTCGCCACAGGATTTAGACGATAAAAAAATATTTCATTTTAAAAGTGAAATATTTTGTTAGTTTATAACTTGCAGTTATAAATATCTCAAACTCCCTCAACTTAAACCAAAACAAAAAAAACATCCTTGCACTTATTCAAACGGTAAAGGATGTTTTTTACTGTTCAAAATATTATTAAGTCATAACTTGCAGTTACAAAACCTCTTTAAACCTCAACAATTACAAAAATAACTGTAAGTTATAAAACGGCTTTACATCTATTTCTTAATCTGAATAACTTGCAGTTACAAAACCTCTCTAAACCTCAACAATTACAAAAATAACTGTAAGTTATAAAACGGCTTTACATCTATTTCTTAATCTGAATAACTTGCAGTTACAAAACCTCTCTAAACCTCAACAATTACAAAAATAACTGTAAGTTATGAAACGGCTTTACATCTATTTCTTAATCTGAATAACTTGCAGTTACAAAACCTCTCTAAACCTCAACAATTACAAAAATAACTGTAAGTTATGAAACGGCTTTACATCTATTTCTTAATCTGAATAACTTGCAGTTACTTAACTTTCCATACAACTCAAAACAATTTCTATAAATTAAGGCTCTAAAAGTTGTAGGCTGTAGATCACAGGGGTCTACAGTTGGCAATGAAAATCAATCGGCACGGACGCGCCAAAGTTCTGACACAGCAAGAAATACAGTTAATCTTCTCTCACGGCTTGGAAAATGACCGGGATAGAATGCTGTTTGGCGTGTGCCTGTTTAGTGCCTGTAGAATCCGAGAATGTGTAACCCTACTCACTCAAGACATCTACACGAACAAAGGGAATGTTAGACCACAGTTTGTCCTGAGAAAGTCAAACACTAAAGGCAAACTAGCCACACGCTCAATCCCAGTGATTGAAGACTTACGGCGGTTACTGGCTGATTATTACCCAACAGCGGGAAAGATTTATTTATTCCCCGGTCGCAGCAATGGACATATCAGCCATGACTCAGCAGCAAGGATATTAAGGCAAGCTTGTGAGCAAGTAGGAATTATAGGAGTGAGTACCCACAGCTTTAGAAGGACAGCTTTAACCCAGATGAGCAATGCTGGTATACCACTGAGGGTAATTCAGGAGATTTCGGGGCATAGGAATTTAGAGCAGTTGCAAAGATACCTGGAAGTGACTGATGAGCAGGTGTTAGGGGCAGCGGCGGCGCTGTCGATGTTGTCGCCAGTTTCGGAGGATGTCGGGAAATATGCCTTTAACGACATCGCTTTAAAAGCCCCTAATGTAGGGATTCCAGCCGATGATTAGGTTTAAATTAGCGATCGCCGATAAGCTGCTGCTGACTATTGCTGAGGTACATCTGCTAACGGGATTGTCTAAAGAACTTCTCAGGAATGCGATTACAGCAGGGGAGTTAAAAGCCAAAGTGATTGGTAAGAGTTGGCGAGTTAAACACAGTGACCTAGAAGAGTATGTTGACAAGCTGTTTTGAATCTCGCCAAACTGCGACGGTACAGACATATAATTGAATATCATTGTTAAAAATACAACTTGTTTATGGCTATCACAGTTTATTCTCAAAGATTTCAACGAGAAATAGATATTGAACAACTTTTATCTTTACTAGGTCATGATTTTGGACTAATAAAAACTAAAAATAAGATTCTATCAAAACTCGAAAAAGATGAAATTTGTCAAGATGTTCTTTGTCCTATATGTCGTTCCAAGGGAGATGGAGGAAAAATAGTATTAGCACCAACATTACAGCAAGTACACTTTAAATTTGATGTACATGAGTATTTTTGTGATGATAATAAATCTCAACAAAAAAAAGGTCAAAAAGGTAGGGATGTAGATTTCGGTAAAGATAGAAGTAACGAAACAAAAATTATTAGAGAGTTAGTTACTAAAGGCATAGAACAAAAAATAATATCTCAACAGATTATTAGTGATATGAGAAAATATTTTTATGAAGCTAAAGTAAAATATCAATATAAAATGGATATTTCTATAGATGCTTTACAATGGTTTTATCATTTAAAATGTTCTAAGCGAAAAAGCTTAAATATTTCAAATATTAAATTAAAATTTAATCCTCTTCATGCACAATTACCTGATTTTGATTGGAGACTAGCTGCTGAAATTTTCTTTATAAATGAAAATCATAATTTAATAGAAATGGCAAATGATTGTTACTGGGAAGACCCGCCTAAAACGTTTAATAAAATTCAAAAAATAATTAAAAATACGCAAGATAGTCTTGTATTTGATGTTAAAGAATTAGAAATACCTTATCGTAATACTATTAAATTATCAGATTTTATAGTCTATAATCTTGCAATAAAAAATAGTCAGGGATGGCATTTAACTAATTCTAATATAGTTTTGGCGTTTGCCGCGTTATTGTTATATATTTCTAACTGGGATATTGAATCAGCTATTTTAAAGTTGATAAACATTGTAAAATCACCAAATGTTACTGATAGAAATTCAGGAAATGTTATAGGTTTAAATCCTTTTTATGATTTTGAAGTTTGGGCTAGTATTTCTAAGATAAGAGAAGTTGCTAAAGCTAGTAAAAAAGGTTTCGATTATAACGCTCAAATAAAGACTATTGAAGAACAGTTAAAAAATGAATCGAAACAATAAAACTGTGCAGATCAACACCAATGATTCAGTCTATTTACTAAATTTTAAAAATCCACCTCAAGTATGTTCGCAGAAATATTACATTTTTATATTTTCAAAAACCAATTTACCTAAATTAAAATAACCCTTTACAGCATTATCTGTTGCAATATATTTTCCATTACCAAGAGTTTCCATATCGGGCAATTGTTTTAATAAAAACTCAATCAAAATATTGTTAACTGATAAAAAGTCTGTTCCATCCATCCCTCTTTCCCAGTACATTTTACCTATTCCAAGGTACTCTAAACTAAGGGTTAAATCATATTGCAACCCATAACATAAATCAGTTTTTGACAATTCTTTTAAATCTTTTTCAATTAACTTGGCATCTATAAAAACGGCACGAAATTCTGGGTAAGTTATCCCTAATCCGATTCTAGTTATTAATTCATCAATTTTTTTATAAAGTGCCAACAGCTTTGTATTTTTACATTGATTTTGTGCTGTCGCTGGTGTTACTGTTTGTGCGATCGCTCTACTACCGACGCCAGAAACACTACTAGACACAAACAGACTGCTAAAACAAACCACACTGGCAACAGCTAAATTAATTACTTTACTTCTCATTGGCTGTATTTAGGACTAAAACGGTTTTAAGCATTATAAAATACAATGGTTACCAGTGTAAATATTATACATAAACCTTTTCCATATTTTTACCCATTTTCCCCATTGGTAATCTATGGCTCTAATCACCCACTGCCAAAGGTTAGCCGTGTTTTTGCAACAACTGGTTAAATAAACTTTTAACAGGTATTGACATTATTGAACTGGTTAGACTACTATAGA encodes:
- a CDS encoding transposase-like zinc-binding domain-containing protein, yielding MSDFQTLKNRVILASFASTGLGVLLLFTPAKAVSNWVIAGSIGFLVAGNAIVDKAEKLHDKQAKKNNFQLQKLDTELANNHQLLSAKVQELASIKAELVISYTDNHQITQNALQLKATISKLQGELMTAKNQLSEAKDINSSTAVEILQDSFVEFKSQISALTTMLAKKYPDLSNDWALVEVEYQKQATELTNQIRVVSDQSESQELISMALAVQYEILYRGSMLKVKAYKSVVTHLAQQLIDVMPIDEHSAAIEELNQTWQAKTQAVKQEYHQYFEAIKAEFSEVADTVTTAYREDFNSIISEGMSQSEQIEALQLELHRLTRKLEELSKPHRFPGLTEQARVGNAIIDYYQRLGYCLDAIDWVSNETGYKLLFHHTRNGSRFISTDLLNDGDLPEKLKEVSASLNTPKFEQSERGGHVVLEVQTRHKRKSSSADDIARLWTPASQFEKTVKDWSRVRITGGSESGKSPTAENLAVCILKTRPGTAKLFNPQHDSVKNYWTIPVVGTSHNESEKGISTLAKLVDLRSTGKESREQFEVWIFDEIDSTMSHTHGKKSVIGGNVNFIIKQASHQNLGAIFIGQNANVSEYPGMDRSDWNNAVNVHIGANAYDAITNSNRFTSEEQAKLKATTDKLTEFCTGKNEELGLDKTNPNAYRFALVLEPNKKPYFVELPRFGCYTYDQITPVNTLVAGNDASNNASNSQSLEPLQSKDIAVAVAGDRGVMCAGCGSTNIKRNGKIAGKQKYQCKDCKTNWSE
- a CDS encoding tyrosine-type recombinase/integrase — translated: MKINRHGRAKVLTQQEIQLIFSHGLENDRDRMLFGVCLFSACRIRECVTLLTQDIYTNKGNVRPQFVLRKSNTKGKLATRSIPVIEDLRRLLADYYPTAGKIYLFPGRSNGHISHDSAARILRQACEQVGIIGVSTHSFRRTALTQMSNAGIPLRVIQEISGHRNLEQLQRYLEVTDEQVLGAAAALSMLSPVSEDVGKYAFNDIALKAPNVGIPADD
- a CDS encoding helix-turn-helix domain-containing protein; protein product: MIRFKLAIADKLLLTIAEVHLLTGLSKELLRNAITAGELKAKVIGKSWRVKHSDLEEYVDKLF